CGAGGGAGCCGACGGAGTCGGGACCAACTGTACCCTGGCAAGCGGAGAGATGATCCTCCTGGCAAGAGTCCTGAGGGAGAGCACCAGTCTCCCTCTCATTGTCGAGCCCAATGCCGGCAAACCGTTCCTCAGGGGAGGGAAGACCGTCTATGATCAAACCCCGGAGGAATTCGCCCGCGACATCCATTCCATGGTCGAAGCGGGAGTCGATATGGTCGGCGGATGCTGCGGGACAACGCCGGAATTTATTTCGGCCGTTCACAGGGCCCTTTTCCCAAAGTGAACGATCTAGGAGCCCTGCAAACGATCCGGCATGCTTTCTCTCAGCAGAGTGATAGCTCTATCGAAGGCTTCTCCAGTCCTCTCCACCACCCCTTCTGAGTGAAGCCAGGAGACCCACCAGTGATCGCCAATGGAATCAACGCCCTGGCCCAGCATCGCCCTGCGGAAAGCGCTGACAAGCACCGGATCTTTCCGATAGATCAATCTGTAATCATAGGTGCACCTCCTCCTGTCACAAACGGCCTTTCTCGGGCAGTCATGATTCATCAGGAGGTGAACGATAGAATGCTCGCCATGGGCGCACCAGTTGATTCCGTGAAGATCGATCACCTGGTTCAGCCGGTCCCGGATGTTTTGGGCGTTTTCATCGGCCCTGGGAATCACCTCGCCCTGGGCAATGATCTTCAATGTTGCCAGGCCGGCAGCGGCAGAGACGGGGTTCGCGTTGAATGTCCCCGGATGGAGCATCTTGACGGAGCGGTTCCACTCTCGGTCCTCTTTGAACTCGAGATACTCCATGATCTCCTTCTTCCCGGCCACGGCGCCCCCTGGAAAGCCGCCGGCAAGGATCTTTGCAAAACAGGACAGGTCCGGAGTCACCCCGTAGTACTGCTGCGCCCCTCCGGGGGCGTACCTGAACCCCGTGATGACCTCGTCGAAGATCAGCACGACTCCGAACCTCTCCGTAAGGCCTCTCAGTTCCCGTAGATATTCCCCTGTTACGGGAAAGGCACCCGAGAATCCTCCGGAAGGCTCCAGGATCACGCAAGCCACATCTGGATCGCTCCGCAGCCGATCCTCAAGCAGTGCCAGATCATCAGGGGGAAGAACAAGAGTGAGCTTCAGCACTTCCTCTGGGATGCCGCTTGAGCTGGGGAGATCGAAGGGAGGAGCAATCCCCACGCAAAGCGCATCATGCCATCCGTGGTAGTGACCTGCAAAACGTACGACCTCTCTCTTCCCGGTGTATGCACGGGCCAGCCGGATAGCCATGAGGGTAGCCTCCGTCCCTGAGGCGGTGAATCGGACCTTCTCAGCCGAGGGGACGAGTTCTACTATCTGTTCACCCCACTCGACCTCCAGCTCATGGCAGGCACCGTAATGTGCTCCCCGGTCTATCTGGCTGTGCATGGCCTCCACAACAGGAGGATACCGGTGACCCAGGATCAGTGAACCGTGACCCATCCAGTAATCGATGTACTCGTGACCGTCCACATCCCATTTTCTCACGTCCTCGGCCCGGCTGACATAGATGGGAAACGGCTTCAGAAACCTGCTGTCATGGGTGACCCCTGAGGGGAATATCTCGGCCGCCCTCTTGTAAAACTCCCTTGAAACGGGATGGTCTGTCACATACCGTTCTTGAGGATCCACGGCTTCCTCCTCCGGCGGGATCGTTCCCTCCGCGGTCTACTCGTAGAAACGGACAGGAGGCATATCGAGCATGGTCTTGAGACCCGGGGGAAGCTCGAGCACCCGTGGAATCGAATTGACAACCACGGCCGCCGTAGCGATGTCCCCATGGATCCCCCCTTCAAACACCAATCTAACAGGGGGGGCCCCTTCGATCTCTACCACATCCCTAGGTTGCTCCTGGCCCAGCGCCATAACCATCTCCAGGGTGATCTTCTCCTGCCCGTCCCTCAGCCCCCTGCCTATCTGCCTCATCCCTTTCACGTCACCGGCAGAGACTCTTATGTACGGACTTTCCACGTCCCCTTCGGCCAAGACAGGATGGATCTCCTCAACCGTTCGATCCAGGTCCCAGCCGAACCCGCGGGCGATCATATGGATCGATTCGGTCAACCCCACATGGCGGATCTCTCTGCGCCGCCGTCTCTCGTCGAACTCTTCCGGCGTGACCCCGACTCCGATCTTCCGCTGGAAGGGGAGCCTTCGGACAGAAGCGTCCTGGATCCTGAATATCCTGATCCTTTCCACGTCCCTGCAAATACCCGATACTACGATGGGTAGATAGTCCATGGCAAAACCAGGGTTGACCCCTGTCCCCAGGAGGGCCACCCTATTCTTTTTGGCAAGACCGTCTATCTCTCTTGCCAGATCCGGGCGGGTGAGCCAAGGATAGGCCAGCTCTTCACAGGTAGAGATCAGGTATTTACGGGAATTCAACACCTCCTCGATCTGGGGGTAACACCCGGTTAACGAGGAGACCGTAGAAAGGACGACCAGCCGTGCCTCTGCTTGGGAGAGCACCTCTCGAGAATCAGAGGAAACCCTCACCCCGAGGGGACCATCTTCGCCTACCAGCTCTCCCAGGTCTGCGCCGACCTTTTCCTGGTCGATGTCGATGGCTCCCACAACACGGATCCCTCTCTTTCTTCTCATGTCCTTAACAATAGCCTGGCCGATCGGACCCAACCCGTACTGAACAACCCCGATGGGCTCTTCCATGTCTGCCCCCTTCGGTGCTTATCATTAGAAAATTCATACCGCCCTGCAAGGGAGTCGCCGGGCGGTCTTGTCTGCCGTGGCTGTCAGCAAGAGAAACGCCAGAAATGCCCTTTCCTCTCCATCCCAATCAAACGGGGCTATCCCACAGATGATTGGCGAAGCCGACAGACGGGTTCTCTCGCGAAACCCATGTAGATTAGCACACCGGCAGGATCTTGTCAAAGCACCTCCCTGCGGAGTTTCCTGACTTTTGGAGAACACCCTTGCCTCCGAGCGACATTGCGGAAGCGGTGGGGTACCCATCAAGGGTGAGCGGGAAGGGGAAAGGTCGTGTTCGTGAGTCGTGTTC
The DNA window shown above is from Deltaproteobacteria bacterium and carries:
- a CDS encoding aspartate aminotransferase family protein, whose translation is MDPQERYVTDHPVSREFYKRAAEIFPSGVTHDSRFLKPFPIYVSRAEDVRKWDVDGHEYIDYWMGHGSLILGHRYPPVVEAMHSQIDRGAHYGACHELEVEWGEQIVELVPSAEKVRFTASGTEATLMAIRLARAYTGKREVVRFAGHYHGWHDALCVGIAPPFDLPSSSGIPEEVLKLTLVLPPDDLALLEDRLRSDPDVACVILEPSGGFSGAFPVTGEYLRELRGLTERFGVVLIFDEVITGFRYAPGGAQQYYGVTPDLSCFAKILAGGFPGGAVAGKKEIMEYLEFKEDREWNRSVKMLHPGTFNANPVSAAAGLATLKIIAQGEVIPRADENAQNIRDRLNQVIDLHGINWCAHGEHSIVHLLMNHDCPRKAVCDRRRCTYDYRLIYRKDPVLVSAFRRAMLGQGVDSIGDHWWVSWLHSEGVVERTGEAFDRAITLLRESMPDRLQGS
- a CDS encoding dihydrodipicolinate reductase codes for the protein MEEPIGVVQYGLGPIGQAIVKDMRRKRGIRVVGAIDIDQEKVGADLGELVGEDGPLGVRVSSDSREVLSQAEARLVVLSTVSSLTGCYPQIEEVLNSRKYLISTCEELAYPWLTRPDLAREIDGLAKKNRVALLGTGVNPGFAMDYLPIVVSGICRDVERIRIFRIQDASVRRLPFQRKIGVGVTPEEFDERRRRREIRHVGLTESIHMIARGFGWDLDRTVEEIHPVLAEGDVESPYIRVSAGDVKGMRQIGRGLRDGQEKITLEMVMALGQEQPRDVVEIEGAPPVRLVFEGGIHGDIATAAVVVNSIPRVLELPPGLKTMLDMPPVRFYE